The following proteins are encoded in a genomic region of Palaemon carinicauda isolate YSFRI2023 chromosome 19, ASM3689809v2, whole genome shotgun sequence:
- the LOC137658751 gene encoding pancreatic lipase-related protein 2-like, with protein MAAMGAAAQGAVFHILTFNFLMELGAPPPDPSTLARAEAYRTDIDEVACHVVYGLRTCFSLASPWVNSSRPVIKAPMAPEEIGTTFSLYTRANATFPAIINPGDLNSVMGAPFVPEKPFIVITHGYQSHGTTDWMKTLIGELLRNEDQNVIVVDWSVGARPPYTQAVANIRMVGAQVAYLLYTLNKYADIPITDFHLIGHSLGAHLCGHAGTHLRDSYGLLLPRITGLDPAEPYFNDTHVITRLDPSDALFVDVIHTDDSPILGFPLSIGMTHSVGDLDFYPNGGHNQPGCNGDINCQHKRAIQFFTESIRQSCPLVGVVCNSYQEFIDGECWGCANDNCAYMGLQATRLEQPALTKVFLMTKERSPFCGYHYRISIEVSNSTEAREHDGEFAIIQLKLTGKKDRSDPMRLSEKSLFYEAGSIHRRVILTYDLGDLQTMGVTFIYPGSILNIMSWRLKKPTLFLKSITVEPLGKDIKWRYCFTETQQHPNREYMLNKDNRC; from the exons TGGCCTGTCACGTGGTCTACGGCCTAAGGACATGTTTCTCCCTCGCCTCTCCCTGGGTCAACTCGTCGCGCCCCGTCATTAAAGCACCGATGGCACCGGAAGAGATTGGCACCACCTTCTCTCTCTACACAAGGGCCAATGCAACGTTTCCAGCT ATTATCAATCCAGGCGACCTAAACTCGGTCATGGGAGCACCCTTTGTACCAGAGAAGCCCTTCATAGTGATCACTCATGGTTACCAGTCACATGGCACCACCGACTGGATGAAG ACTCTGATCGGTGAACTCCTGCGGAATGAAGATCAAAACGTCATTGTGGTGGACTGGTCAGTCGGTGCCCGCCCACCATACACACAGGCTGTTGCCAATATAAGAATGGTTGGAGCACAGGTGGCTTATCTCCTTTATACTCTCAAC AAATATGCAGACATCCCAATCACAGACTTCCACCTGATTGGCCACAGCTTGGGAGCTCACCTCTGTGGACATGCAGGAACTCATTTGAGAGATTCCTATGGCCTCCTCCTGCCAAGGATCACAGGACTGGACCCTGCGGAGCCCTACTTTAACGATACCCACGTCATCACCCGCCTCGACCCTTCTGATGCCCTTTTTGTGGATGTAATTCATACGGACGACTCACCCATTCTTGGCTTCCCTCTCA GTATTGGGATGACCCATTCCGTAGGCGACCTTGATTTCTACCCAAATGGGGGACACAACCAACCTGGGTGTAACG GTGATATCAACTGCCAACATAAACGAGCCATCCAATTCTTCACCGAATCTATCCGGCAATCCTGTCCTCTCGTAGGAGTTGTCTGCAATTCTTACCAAGAATTCATTGAC GGAGAGTGCTGGGGATGTGCAAATGATAACTGTGCCTACATGGGGCTACAGGCAACTAGGCTTGAGCAACCAGCTCTCACCAAAGTCTTCTTGATGACAAAGGAGCGTAGTCCTTTCTGTG GTTACCACTATCGAATTAGCATCGAAGTGAGCAACTCAACGGAAGCTAGAGAACACGACGGTGAATTCGCCATCATCCAACTGAAGCTAACTGGAAAGAAGGACAGATCAGACCCCATGAGGCTCTCTGAAAA GTCACTCTTCTATGAAGCAGGGTCAATCCACCGCCGGGTGATCTTGACCTATGACCTAGGTGACCTCCAGACAATGGGTGTGACCTTCATCTACCCAGGGTCAATTCTCAACATTATGTCTTGGAGGCTGAAGAAACCAACTCTATTCCTCAAGTCAATTACAGTCGAACCTTTGGGAAAAGATATCAA GTGGAGATACTGCTTTACTGAGACCCAGCAGCATCCAAACAGAGAGTATATGTTGAATAAAGACAACAGATGTTGA
- the LOC137658315 gene encoding leucine-rich repeat and immunoglobulin-like domain-containing nogo receptor-interacting protein 3 has translation MKSSNAVLALVVLLVAISATALAERNNNCDLQRLTDDPGRVDVHCGCKQRLKEISYKINKLTIDQTGCSEKALELTWSELESKVAPDKLVLVGALVHITPNVTKEPWTPSIRVLEFVDCNITELPEHAFRGMGHLKEVRLIRSTVDVINSDAFSNLSELQLVEVANSTITMIKDHAFNNLPALEDLAFGYSFIGSFDSGAISLKSSQEAARERCGSVGRSMEEPKEMIDAIMGRELSSFGNVSLPEYGTRFTLYKNNIITINSGAISTETLGFLIVGGNHILTVESEAFDMELYNECEISAALIVGNTIDNLSSWALKGLRGKDGASYQAFLALANNTFINVFDQSFLVSNNLVVFAVEENQFGCTCDNTGWVVNRPNTLEKEIIEKGVCLNGIDLIAFTDSCNDVGNSVITTAASVQTTGLPSSVTTETSVTDSASAVSYTASLVAAVVITTLYM, from the exons ATGAAATCTTCAAACGCTGTTCTAGCACTGGTAGTGCTTTTGGTTGCAATCTCTGCAACGGCTCTCGCAGAGAGGAACAACAATTGTGACTTGCAGAGATTGACAGATGATCCAGGTAGAGTGGATGTGCACTGTGGTTGCAAGCAGAGATTAAAAGAG ATTTCTTACAAAATCAACAAGCTCACAATTGACCAGACTGGGTGCTCCGAGAAGGCCCTCGAACTCACGTGGTCCGAGCTAGAGTCTAAAGTGGCCCCCGATAAGCTGGTCTTGGTAGGAGCTCTAGTACACATCACCCCAAATGTCACAAAGGAACCTTGGACTCCCAGCATCAGAGTTCTCGAATTCGTCGACTGTAACATCACAGAACTCCCAGAGCACGCCTTTCGAGGAATGGGGCACCTAAAGGAAGTACGTCTTATCAGGAGCACTGTCGACGTCATCAATTCCGATGCTTTCAGCAACCTGAGCGAGCTACAGCTTGTCGAAGTTGCTAACAGCACCATTACCATGATTAAAGATCACGCCTTCAACAATTTGCCCGCTCTTGAAGACCTAGCCTTCGGTTACAGTTTCATAGGCAGCTTTGACTCTGGTGCCATTTCTTTAAAGTCATCACAGGAGGCTGCCCGAGAGAGATGTGGGAGTGTAGGACGGTCAATGGAAGAACCAAAGGAGATGATCGATGCCATCATGGGGCGAGAGCTCTCATCTTTCGGCAACGTCTCTCTACCAGAATATGGCACCCGATTCACGCTTTACAAAAACAATATCATCACTATCAATTCTGGAGCTATAAGCACCGAGACTCTTGGTTTCCTGATCGTCGGAGGCAACCACATCCTTACAGTCGAATCAGAGGCCTTCGACATGGAGCTGTACAATGAGTGTGAAATCAGTGCAGCCCTTATTGTTGGTAACACCATAGACAACCTGAGCAGTTGGGCCCTCAAAGGTCTCAGGGGGAAAGATGGAGCATCCTACCAAGCATTCCTTGCCCTGGCAAACAACACCTTTATTAATGTCTTTGACCAGTCCTTCTTGGTTTCCAACAACTTGGTCGTCTTTGCCGTCGAAGAGAACCAGTTCGGTTGTACCTGCGACAACACTGGGTGGGTGGTGAACAGGCCTAACACCCTGGAGAAAGAAATAATTGAGAAGGGAGTTTGCCTGAATGGAATCGACCTCATTGCTTTTACAGACTCCTGTAATGACGTCGGAAATTCAGTCATCACCACAGCTGCAAGCGTACAGACAACTGGCCTTCCATCAAGTGTAACCACAGAGACGTCTGTCACTGACAGCGCCTCTGCCGTTTCGTACACAGCGTCATTAGTGGCAGCTGTTGTGATTACCACCTTATATATGTGA